One Anthonomus grandis grandis chromosome 12, icAntGran1.3, whole genome shotgun sequence DNA window includes the following coding sequences:
- the LOC126742921 gene encoding synaptic vesicle 2-related protein codes for MVLKRSKYEGLDGSSSVQPRNEPVDPDTTIPQEIEMASVSVVPDDTFTVTQAVNALGFGWFQVKLSLWTGLCWMADSMEMTILSILSPALHCSWHITRYQQALTTTIVFLGMMLSSTFWGNLSDRYGRKHALSLCAVLLFYYGLLSSIAPSFMWMLLLRGLVGFAIGCTPQSVTLYAEFLPTKQRAKCVVLLDCFWALGACFEVALALVVMPTLGWQWLLALSTGPLLAFAMICPWLPESARYHVVSGQTDKALETLEKIAKDNGKPMLLGRLVVDEASLNSPHRGRLRDLLIPSLRLTSLLLWFIWASCAFCYYGLVLMTTELFETTTIVCNDGSQPVQGLDTCAADCRQLQTADYVDLLWTTLAEFPGIFFTIFIIERFGRKKTMAVQFIAYAVCCGFLAVCPGKRSVLTVMLFFARGIIAGVFQAAYVYTPEVYPTSLRSIGVGSCSAMARLGAMVTPYVAQVLLKTSISFATSTYASAAVLAAIACLILPIETTGKELPDNTVEHNQASTNK; via the exons ACACATTTACAGTCACGCAAGCTGTAAATGCTCTGGGATTTGGCTGGTTCCAAGTAAAACTCTCATTATGGACAGGCCTATGCTGGATGGCTGACAGTATGGAAATGACCATTTTATCTATACTATCTCCAGCATTACATTGTAGCTGGCACATTACTAG GTATCAACAAGCTTTGACTACAACAATTGTCTTTCTTGGAATGATGCTTTCGTCAACATTCTGGGGAAATTTAAGTGATAGATATGGACGGAAACAT gcACTTAGCTTATGTGCGGTTctgctattttattatggtCTTCTCAGTTCCATAGCACCCAGTTTCATGTGGATGCTCCTCTTAAGAGGTCTAGTTGGATTTGCTATAGGATGTACACCTCAATC AGTAACCCTTTATGCCGAATTTTTACCTACTAAGCAGCGTGCAAAATGTGTAGTCTTGCTTGAT tgtttttggGCATTAGGAGCATGTTTTGAGGTAGCTTTGGCATTAGTTGTTATGCCGACGTTGGGTTGGCAATGGCTGTTGGCATTATCAACTGGCCCTTTACTTGCATTTGCTATGATTTGTCCG TGGTTGCCAGAATCTGCAAGATACCATGTTGTAAGTGGCCAAACAGATAAAGCTTTGGaaactttagaaaaaattgCCAAAGACAACGGAAAACCCATGCTATTAGGCAGGCTAGTAGTAGATGAAGCCTCCCTAAACTCACCTCACAGAGGGCGCCTTAGGGACTTACTTATACCTTCTTTGAGGCTCACCTCACTTCTTTTGTGGTTCATATG GGCTTCTTGTGCGTTTTGCTACTACGGGCTGGTTCTGATGACGACTGAACTATTCGAAACTACAACGATTGTGTGTAATGATGGGTCGCAACCTGTGCAAGGATTAGATACATGTGCTGCCGATTGCAGGCAATTACAGACAGCCGACTATGTGGATTTACTGTGGACTACTTTGGCTGAATTTcctggtattttttttacaatctttaTTATCGAGAGATTTGGAAGGAAGAAAACTATGGCAGTGCAGTTTATTGCTTATGCGGTTTGTTGCGGGTTCCTGGCTGTTTGTCCAGGAAA gagATCTGTTTTAACAGTAATGTTATTCTTCGCACGAGGCATTATAGCGGGGGTTTTCCAAGCTGCGTACGTATATACTCCAGAAGTATACCCAACATCTTTAAGGTCGATTGGAGTGGGGTCCTGTAGCGCTATGGCTAGGCTAGGAGCTATGGTTACCCCTTATGTTGCTCAG GTTTTATTGAAAACATCTATATCCTTTGCTACATCTACGTATGCATCAGCCGCGGTGCTGGCAGCGATTGCCTGTTTGATACTGCCAATAGAGACTACAGGAAAGGAGTTACCAGATAATACGGTGGAACATAACCAAGCCAGTACGAACAAGTAA
- the LOC126742922 gene encoding uncharacterized protein LOC126742922, whose amino-acid sequence MDELHLLLDTCNFPDFVLLTEHWLRPSECFLISDYLPISNFCRQQSIHGGTMILARQTIETIFCNIDKYDNLLLENVFEFSLSFCKRFNLYILCVYRPPTGDIAMFLDKLDSILSQLSLHSKVVLAGDFNINYTDETLPRTSLLSILNSYDLKMHVLSPTRITSSFATTIDYFCTNFDDVLCTVLPSGISDHEAILAKMPYNTVSSSSHYMGRIFSRRNFNAFSAATASVNWNALETASDPLTLFFQVLCDKINQCFPKMRLKTKKRKPWVTRGLRISAKNLRFLTKLCKYTTNENILVYHQKYRSLYRKTIKAAKSNYYRDRLNMSSNRQRECWSIINDFRHCHRKVSEPELRPDPLMKTLMLNLTVATNKNSL is encoded by the coding sequence atggatgagcttcatcttttgctggacacatgtaattttcctgattttgtacttctgactgagcactggttgaggcctagtgaatgttttttaatatctgattatcttcctatatcaaatttttgtcgtcaacaatctatacatggaggaaccatgatcttggctaggcaaacaattgaaacgattttttgtaatattgataagtatgataatcttctgttagagaatgtttttgaattctctctttctttttgtaagcgttttaatttatatattctttgtgtttataggccacctacaggagatattgctatgtttctggacaaacttgattctattttatcccagttgtccctacactctaaggttgtattggctggtgactttaatatcaactacactgatgaaacgttgccacgtacttctcttttaagtattttaaattcttacgacttgaaaatgcacgttctttctcccacacgaataacttcttcatttgcaactacaattgactatttctgtacaaattttgatgacgttttatgcacagtactcccatctggtatttccgaccatgaagctattcttgctaaaatgccatataatactgtatcatcttcatctcattatatgggaagaattttcagcaggagaaatttcaatgctttttctgctgctacagcttcggtaaattggaatgcacttgaaacggcttctgacccacttactttattttttcaagttctgtgtgataagatcaatcagtgctttcctaaaatgaggcttaaaactaagaaacgaaaaccatgggttacaagaggccttagaatttctgctaaaaacctccgttttttgactaaattgtgcaaatataccacaaatgaaaatatccttgtatatcatcagaaataccgtagtctgtacagaaagacaattaaagcagcaaaatctaattattatagggatcgcttaaatatgtcatcaaataggcaaagagagtgttggtcgattattaatgattttagacattgccatagaaaagtatcggaaccggagttaagacctgaccctctgatgaaaaccctcatgcTAAATTTAACCGTGGCTACCAACAAAAATTCTCtgtaa
- the LOC126742923 gene encoding glutathione S-transferase 1-like, with the protein MGVTLYHYPLSGPSRGALLAARALGLNIDIKIINLFNKEQLTEEFVKINPQHTVPTLVDGDFVVWDSHAIGTYLANTYSKDPNFYPTDPKKRAIVDQRLYFDIGTMYKCIRDICFPILFKGEDEIFDEHKQPLEEALGFLDVFLEGQKFVAGDHLTVADCCLASSVSSIVAVGWDIKPYQNVYNWLPRVAETIPGYAEANQEGAEAFGKAVRSKLAPGQI; encoded by the exons ATGGGCGTAACCTTATACCACTATCCCTTAAGTGGACCTTCCAGGGGCGCCCTTTTGGCCGCCAGAGCCCTTGgtttaaatattgatataaaaattataaacctGTTTAATAAGGAACAATTAACTGAAGAATTTGTAAAG ATAAATCCTCAACATACAGTTCCAACACTTGTCGATGGTGATTTTGTTGTATGGGACAGCCATGCTATAGGAACTTACCTAGCAAATACTTACAGCAAAGACCCCAATTTTTATCCTACAGACCCTAAAAAGAGAGCAATCGTGGATCAGAGACTGTACTTTGATATTGGTACAATGTATAAGTGTATTAGGGATATTTGT TTCCCAATTCTTTTCAAAGGTGAAGATGAAATTTTTGATGAGCACAAGCAACCATTAGAAGAAGCTTTAGGGTTCTTGGATGTGTTTCTTGAAGGGCAAAAATTTGTTGCCGGGGACCATCTAACTGTTGCAGATTGCTGTTTGGCTTCATCCGTCTCTAGCATTGTG gctGTTGGTTGGGATATAAAACCTTATCAAAATGTATATAACTGGTTACCAAGAGTTGCTGAGACTATACCAGGGTATGCGGAAGCAAACCAGGAGGGTGCAGAAGCATTTGGGAAGGCTGTTAGAAGCAAACTGGCTCCTGGACAAATCTAA